TCACACCAGCTCCAAATCGGAAGGAAATACACAGTACAGCAGCTGGGCCCAACCGTTCTATGATTACGGTGTACGCCTGGTGGTTGAATGCGACGCACACACGGTGAAAACCACCTGGCCTGTCATGCCCTCTACAGGTGGTGGCAGTGACGAAGGCTTCATCCAGGAAAACACCAACGGCACCGTATATGCCGGAGAAGGTTGCTGGGGCGCCCCGCTCAGAACCAACAATGACGATAAGACCTGGACACGCAACAGCGGCATGTTCAACCAATTCAAATGGGTGTTCGTGGATCAGCAAAAGATCGAGATGCGTACCATTAATGTAGACAATGCTGACCAGGTGGGCTCCGTAAGCAACAACGATCCATTCACCATTCCATCAAACCTTAACATCTGGAATCCGAGCAACGGGTCGGTCATAACCATTATGGGTGGTAACACTCCTCCGATATGCAATGTAACCAGCCCGTCCACCGGAACAGACTACAGTTCACTGCAAGCCATCACCATCAACGTTTCAGCAAGCGATGCAGATGGCAGTGTGACGCAGGTGGAATTTTTTGTAAACGGAAGCTCCGTCGGAACCGATGCTCCCAGTCCGTACTCAAGAAGCTGGACCTTTCCCGACTGGGGTTCATATGCGTTGACCGCAGTGGCAACCGATGATGACGGGGCCACTACCACATCCAACACGGTGTACATTACAGCCACAGCTCCCGGATCTGGTGAATGCATAAGCATACAAGCAGACTTCAATAATTTTGAAAGCGGATGGGGCATCTGGAATGATGGCGGTTCGGATTGCGCACGCGTGTCCAACAGTACATATGCCAACAGTGGCAGTTATAGCTTACAGCTGCGCGACAACTCATCATCATCCTATTCCAACACGGATGTGATAGATCTTTCTTCTTTCGAAGAAGTGACCGTTAGCTTTTCGTACATGTGCAACAGCATGGACAACAGCAATGAGGATTTCTGGCTACAGATTTCTACCAACGGTGGAAGCAGTTACACCACGGTGGAAGAGTGGAACCTGAATGACGAGTTTGTTAACAACCAACGCTACAACGACGCGGTAACCATCCAGGGACCGTTCCCCTCCAATGTTCGTTTCCGCTTTGTGTGCGACGCATCAGGCAACAGCGACTGGGTGTATATCGATGACATTGACATCACAGGATGCTCCAGCGGCCCGGTAAAACATCTCGTAATCAACGACGGATCGTTCGGCGATACTGCAGCGGATGGCATAGATGAAGAAGACATGGAAGATATCGTGGTGTACCCGAATCCCTTCAGCGAAAAGTTCACGGTTGATGTAAGTCAGGTGGAGGGGTCAGGTGAAATCTCCGTTTACAATATAGAAGGCAAGCTGGTATATCGAAAAGCTGTAACCGGCGGTCAACCGGTAACAGACGTACATCCCGGTGAGTTACCCTCGGGTGTGTACTATCTGGTTGTAAAATTCGGTAACCTGACTGCTTCGCATAAGTTGCTGAAGTATTGATTTGGTGATGTGATGATGTGATGATGTGGTGATTTATGATGTGTGAAGATGTGGCGATATCTGTTGAC
The window above is part of the Flavobacteriales bacterium genome. Proteins encoded here:
- a CDS encoding fibronectin type III domain-containing protein — its product is MNRTKKFLALAGILLMGSWAHATTNKYRLTLRDDPSTTIVIGWNQVSGSGATVYYGPTDLGTNWSAYPNSKTPDRTVSDKGMTNTFARITGLQPNTNYYFVIKDSEGNSARYWFRTCPNTPSERLSFIAGGDSRNNATPRRNANKLVAKLKPHAVLFGGDMTDGGSNSEWGEWFDDWQLTIASDGRMFPIVATRGNHESSNSIIYNLFDVPSSEVYYALTFGGSLIRTYTLNTETSITGTQTNWLVNDLQASSGITWKTAQYHKPMRPHTSSKSEGNTQYSSWAQPFYDYGVRLVVECDAHTVKTTWPVMPSTGGGSDEGFIQENTNGTVYAGEGCWGAPLRTNNDDKTWTRNSGMFNQFKWVFVDQQKIEMRTINVDNADQVGSVSNNDPFTIPSNLNIWNPSNGSVITIMGGNTPPICNVTSPSTGTDYSSLQAITINVSASDADGSVTQVEFFVNGSSVGTDAPSPYSRSWTFPDWGSYALTAVATDDDGATTTSNTVYITATAPGSGECISIQADFNNFESGWGIWNDGGSDCARVSNSTYANSGSYSLQLRDNSSSSYSNTDVIDLSSFEEVTVSFSYMCNSMDNSNEDFWLQISTNGGSSYTTVEEWNLNDEFVNNQRYNDAVTIQGPFPSNVRFRFVCDASGNSDWVYIDDIDITGCSSGPVKHLVINDGSFGDTAADGIDEEDMEDIVVYPNPFSEKFTVDVSQVEGSGEISVYNIEGKLVYRKAVTGGQPVTDVHPGELPSGVYYLVVKFGNLTASHKLLKY